The window CATGTACATTGAGCCTAATTCGGATTTACCGATAGTTCATATAAGCAGTCCCGTGAACGAAGCCGGAATTACGGGTAACATCAATGTTGTAGGTACTTGTATTGACGATGACGGTGTCGCTTATGTAGAGATTAAAATAGACGGCGGTGAAGAAAGTTTTAGAGCAAAGGGAAAAGAATTTTGGTCGTATTATATAAACACGGCCGATTTTGAAGAAGGTATGCACACGGTTGAAGCTTGCGGAGTTGATGTAAACGGTGTAAGAGGAGTGCCTGTAAAGAAAGTCTTTCATTTGGACCGCCGCCAGCCTAAAACCGATATAGAAAATAAGGCAATAGGAGAACTTGTTTCAGGTAAGATTTCTTTGCAAGGAACCGTACAGGACGGCAACGGCATTGAAAGACTGTTATATTCTCTCGATGACGGAAATAAATTTGAAGAGATAAAGCTGTCGTATAACAAAAAAACCGAACAATCTTTTTTTAAGCTCAATATAAATACAAAAAATATTCCCGACGGACCTAAGGTATGCTGGTTTAAAGCCGTCGATAAACAAGGTTCTTCAGGTATTTATACTTTTTTATTTTTTGTTGATAATACCGCACCTACAGTGGAATTTGTATATCCCGAGGCCGGGGAAGAGAAAACGGGAAGCGTTTTTTCCGTATCGGGCAAGGCCTTTGACATAGTAGGGCTTGAATCTCTTACATGGAAGTGCGGAAAAGAAAGCGGAAAATTTGAAATTACTCCCGGGAACTATTATTGGGTTAAGGAATTCGATTTAACGAAGGAAGGCGGAAAGTCTGCGGTTATAGAAATTATTGCAAAAGACATTGCCGGAAATATTGTCAGCGCAAAAAAGACTGTAGCAATTGATAAGGGAAAAGACTTGCCCGTAGTTGAAATACTCAGTCCTAAAGAAAATTCCGAAGTTATAAACGATTTATTTATTTCAGGGGCGATTCACGGTAATTATGAGGTTAATGAAATACGGTATAAAATCGATAACGGAGAAGAAAAAAACGTTCAGGCCTCTTTAAGTCTGTTTAATGTTCTTGAAAGCGGTCTTTCTTCGGGGGTACACACTCTTACCGTTTATGCCGTAAATAAATACGGAATCCGAAGCAATCCCGTGAATGTAAAGTTTAAGGCGGCGGGAGGGGCTCCTTCCGCTCTTTTTAAAAACGGGCAAACGGTTATTCCGTCATATAATAACGACTCTTGCGATATATACGTAAAAGCCGAAGCGGGGTTAAAATACGTTTCCGCAGGTTTTAACGGAGAAGGGGAAGCTCCCGTTCAAATTAAGCCGGGGCAAACGGAATATATAATTAAATCTCCCGTAACTGCAAAATCCGAAACGGGTATTTATACGGTTTCCGTAACCGCCGTCGATACTCTTGACAGAAAGACCGTTCAAACCTTGGTCATAGGCGTTGCAGCTTCCGGCGGACGGGACGGAGAAGGGTATTTTGCATGGGCTGCCGGAAATAAAACGGATACGGGTGCAATAGTATTATCCGATAACGGTTATATTCCGGGTGTTTATCTTTCGGCAACCGGAGCCGCAATAGAAAGCGTTCAAGTTACGGGAGGCTCGGGGGTTTTTGCGGAAACCGAGGGGAATCTTATAAAACTGTTTTGCTCAAAAGACGGCCTTTTTAAGGGTGTGGGAGTTAAAATAACCGATGTTGACGGAGCCGTTTATACATGTCCGATTATAGATATATATTCGGATATTTCCGTACCTAAAATTATACTTGATATGCCGCAAGAACCTTCTTTTATAAAAAATTCAATTACGGTCAAAGGTTCCGTTTCGGACGGTGCGGGTATAAAATCGGCGGAATATTCTATCGGAGATGACGGCGTATGGCTTCCGTTGGGAACATCGTTTAACGAGGTAATAAATGTAAGCTCAAAGGAAGACGGGCTTATTTTACTTAAGGTTAGAGCTCAAGATAAAGCCGGAAGAGAAAGCGCAGTAAACAGGGTATTTTATAAAGACAGCTCCGCTCCGGAGGTTACAATGATTGAACCTGTAAGCGGTGATAAAGTTAACGGTTCGGTTTATGCGGTATTTAAAGTTTCCGATGAATTCCCCGGTGTTAAGGCGGAATATAAGAGCGGCGGTAAAGATTCTCAATGGAAAGAATTTGAATATAACAGCTTGCCGCATTTGATTATAGGAAGCGCCGCGGAACCCATAAATAAAAATATGCAGTTCAGGTTTACGGATACGGCAGGTAATGTAAAAGTATTCGATAATTTCGATTTTTCGATAGATAACTCTATAGACATACCCAGAATCGAGCTTCATTTACCGCTTGATAATGAGGTTATATTCAAAGATTTTGAAATTTCCGGTATTGTTTATGATGACGATGCTCCCGCAAAGATTTATTACAAAATAGATAACGGAGCGTATAAACAGGCGGATATTAAAAACAGCTTTGCCGTTCCCGTGCAATTACAGGAGCTGACCGACAACGAGCATACTATTACCGTTTACGGGGAGGATATTTACGGTGTTAAAAGCGCTCCGGTTTCACGTAAAATTCGTGTTTCGCTGGAAGTTCCTTCCGCATCCGTTTCCTCTCCCGCTATTTCCGAAACGGTTAAGGGTACAATAACGGTTTCCGGTACCGCTTCCGATAAAAACGGTATTAAGCAGGTGGAAATTTCTTTTAATAACGGAAATACCTTTACTCTTGCAGAAGGTAAGGAAAATTGGAATTATACTTTGAATACTCATATAATAGATGACGGAACTCATGTAGTATTTGTAAAAGCTACGGATAATTACGGACAAACCGCCTTATTTTCCAGTTTAATTAATATAGATAATACTCCGCCTATCTTAAAATTTGAATACCCGCTTTCGGGAGCAAAACTCGATTCTACACTTTTTGTATCGGGACATACTCGGGATAATATTTCGCTTGAAGGTGTAACGCTTAAAATTAAAAGTCTTTCAGGAACCCAAGTACCTTCAAAACTTGCGGAAATAAAACTTGAAACAAATTTACTCGTTTCAAAAGAAATAGATATTTCCGCACTTGCCGAAGGCAGGTATAATTTGGAAATAAGCGGTGTGGATAAGGCGGAAAATATTACCGAGACAGCTTTGAATTTCGATGTATACCGCAAAAAGGATAAAAATAGGATTGAGTTGTTATATCCGCTTAACGGAGAAACCGTTCGCGGAGAGTTTAATGTCTACGGAAGGGTGATTTCCGATGAAAAAATTGCTCAGGCGGTTTTGTATCTTGACGGTAATCAAATTGAAAGTACGGATATTTCCAAAACTTCTTATGTTTCGTTTAAATTAACTCCCGAGATTCTTTTAGAGGGAAGTCATAAGATAGAAATAAGGGCTATGACTTCAAACGGTAAAATTATTGTTTCCAATGCACACGGTATAAATTACGAAAAAATCGGGCCGTGGATTACTATCGATAATTTTTCTATGGGTGATTTTGCTATAGAAAGACCTTATTTAAAAGGCAGGGCAGGTTATACCGTTTCTGAAGAAGAACTTGAAAACATAAATTCCAAGCAGGCTACCGCTGAAGAAAAAAGAACTTTTAAGGCAAAGAGGGTTAAAAAGGTTGAGGTAAGTTTTAATAACGGGAAAAGCTTTACTTCCGCAAAAATCGGAAAAGAGTGGAAGTATAGAATTGAAACGGAAGATATGACAGAGGGAAATCACTTTTTGCTTGTACGGGCAACTATGGAAAATAACGAAATTGCCGTATGCCGTACTATTATTAAAATAGATAAAACCGTTCCGAGTATATTGCTTATTTCTCCGGGAGAAGGCGGAAAATATAACGGCTCTATAGAATTTACAGGGATAACTTCCGATAATGCGGAAATTTCCGGTGTAGAAGCTTCACTGAGAAAAGGTGATAAGGCGAATTACGGAGTACCCAAATTTATACAGGGATTGCATTTTGAACTCGGGTTTTGGGGTGCATCTTTATGGAATATGGGTGTAGGTTTAAGTTTTTTTGATAATAACGTAAAGCTGCAATTTCATTACGGTCAGTTTTTACAGTCGCAGTTTAATGCAATTTACGGAAAAGCTAAAATACGTTACGGCGGGCATATAATTTCGTTAAAGCTGTTGGCAAATATATATACACTTCCTTTCGGATATTATTTCGGTCCCGATTGGAAATGGTTATATATGAATATCACGCTTGGAACACAGTTTTCGCTTTTTACGGATACGCAAAGCAAGAGAGCGCAAGTATTGCCTGCGATGCTTGTTCAATTGGAATTCCCGAGAGTGAAATTTCATAAACAAAAGTTTTTTTCCGCTTTTTCCTTTTTTACCGAAGGACAATTGTGGTTTATCCCTACAGATGTTAATTCTGCAGGAACATCGAAAATAAAATCGGTTGTTCCGCATATTTCGGCAGGTGTAAGGTTGGATATATTTTAACTTTGTAAATTTATTACGGGTTAAAAAGTGGATTTAAAACCGGTATATATAAAAGCGGTTTTAAACAGGCAGGTTTGTCTTTTAGGCAAACGCCGTTTTATTGAAATGCCGTTTTTCGCTATGCTGCAAAACGGCGGAAAATAAGCGGCGCTCGATTTTTGAAAAAATCTTCGCTTAGCTTATTTTAGATGGGTGTTTATTTTAAGCGTTGCAAATGGCAGCGCTTAAAAACACATGAAAGTTTGCTTACCGCAAACTTTTAATATTATATGGCCGTTTTTCGCTGTGCTGCAAAACGGCGGAAAATAAGCGGCGCTCGATTTTTGAAAAAATCTTCGCTTAGCTTATTTTAGATGGAGGTTGGTTGTATGGGAAAGATAGGGAAATCTTTATTATCCGTATTGGCTGTATTAGTCATTATCACAGGTTCGACATGTAAACAAAATGTGGCTTTGGGAAGTGCCATAGACATAGGTTATTACCCGGAAGGGAATATACTTTATCCGGATACGGGAGAAACGCCGATAAAAGGCTCTTTTGTATTAAAAGGTGTTGCAAGACACGATGACGGTATTGATTCGGTGTCGGTTGTATTTCAAAATATTGAAACTAAGGCGAGAACAAAAACTTATTCCGCCAATATGGATTCATCGTCAGGTTCTTCCGTAATGTGGACTGTAAACATAGATAATACTTCACAGGGTACGGAGGCCGGGCATGAACTTGTAAAACTGTATCCCATACCTGACGGAGAATATACCGCTATAGTTACCGTTACCGGTACTAACGGAAAATCAGTAGAAATTACAAAAAATTATAAAATAGATAACACTCCTCCTGTATTTATAGTTGACAGACCTTCAACCTATGCAGGCCTGTCCGAGGAACCTCCGGTTACCGATAAATACGGGGCGGTTTTTTCGATTGTAGGATTGGCAGGTGAAAGAAATACGGTAGAAGAACTGTCCGCTGCGGTACCCGGAACCTCCGTTTCCGTTGTTCAAAGGTTTATAGGAAAAAATATAAATACGGTAATGACCTCGGCAGGGGAAACGAATTATACGGATTTTCAAAATTCCGTATCCTCATCTTCCGCGGTTAAAGCCGCTCTTTCTTTATCCGATAATGCCCGTGAATATAGAGGAAGTAATGCCGACGGAAAGGGGAATATTTCCGAATGGTATTATTTGAAAAGTGAAATTTACACTTCCGTAATTGCAATGGGCTACACTGCCGAAGTAATAAGCGATTATTTTTCCGGTAAAAAGGGTTCCAATAATAACGAGCATGAGAAAAAAATACTACAGCTGCGTTCCGATACTTCAGCATTGGCGGTTTTAAAAGATAAAAGAATTATGATGAGCGATAAGCGAAGCGCTTTTAAATTGGACCCCAGCAAATCTCCGGGATTTAGAGTTACAAACGTAAAAAATATGGAAAAAAGCTCTTTTGATTTAAATCTCGTTTCTACGGCTCTTTTTAAAGAAGGGGTAGAAACTTTTGTAAATGTAGAGCTTATTCCCAATAAAGATAATACTCCGCTTACGGGAGGCTCTCAGCTTGCAAACTATAATGCAAGTAATATCAAAGTAAATTTATACAAATGGAACGGAACGGGAGATGAAAGCGACAGCTTAAAAAACTTTATCGAAGCGAATCTTGTAAAAACTGAGATATTGGATTTTAGCACTCTGACAAGTACGGACTTATCGAATAATGTAATAAGTGTTGACGGCACCAATTTAAAACTTAAGTGTAAACTTCCTTCGGGATTTTCCGAGGGGAATTATTTAATATCGGTTGAAGGTACCGATGTTACAAATGCAGAATCGAATAAATTTGTCGCTTATGATGACGGAAATTCGGCTAACAGCGGTTTATTTGTATGTAAATATCTTTCGGCAGGAGGCGGAGTAAGAGTAAGGCCTGTGCGTTTAACCGATAAGTATGTACGCTCCGATTTTGATATCTTTGCCGATGTTACTGGCTTGGGCGATACGGGTAAAATTTATTACGATGTAGATAATCAAAATGTTCCTGAGGATTCTTCTAAGGCCCTTACTTTGGAAACGTCTCCCGGAATACGGTATAAGGCTAATGTAAATATAGCCTCTCTTACCGACGGCGACCATAAAATTTGGTTTAAGGCAAAAAGTTCTACGGGCGGAACGGACAGCGACTATATGGAATTTGTAGTTGATAAAACGGCTCCCGCTATTGATATAAGTTATCCTCTGCCTTCCGAGCCTCAAGCGGGAGAAATAAGCGTTTCCGGAACAATTACGGACCTTTATTCCGGGGTTAAAGAAACAGGTACAAAATGGATAATAGGA is drawn from Treponema pedis and contains these coding sequences:
- a CDS encoding Ig-like domain-containing protein, whose product is MKKWICFVLAYLCFFAVLYAGGSKDISTVNMSSLESWQESLDISGKKKGKYNILITAKDIAGNEGYYGPFNMYIEPNSDLPIVHISSPVNEAGITGNINVVGTCIDDDGVAYVEIKIDGGEESFRAKGKEFWSYYINTADFEEGMHTVEACGVDVNGVRGVPVKKVFHLDRRQPKTDIENKAIGELVSGKISLQGTVQDGNGIERLLYSLDDGNKFEEIKLSYNKKTEQSFFKLNINTKNIPDGPKVCWFKAVDKQGSSGIYTFLFFVDNTAPTVEFVYPEAGEEKTGSVFSVSGKAFDIVGLESLTWKCGKESGKFEITPGNYYWVKEFDLTKEGGKSAVIEIIAKDIAGNIVSAKKTVAIDKGKDLPVVEILSPKENSEVINDLFISGAIHGNYEVNEIRYKIDNGEEKNVQASLSLFNVLESGLSSGVHTLTVYAVNKYGIRSNPVNVKFKAAGGAPSALFKNGQTVIPSYNNDSCDIYVKAEAGLKYVSAGFNGEGEAPVQIKPGQTEYIIKSPVTAKSETGIYTVSVTAVDTLDRKTVQTLVIGVAASGGRDGEGYFAWAAGNKTDTGAIVLSDNGYIPGVYLSATGAAIESVQVTGGSGVFAETEGNLIKLFCSKDGLFKGVGVKITDVDGAVYTCPIIDIYSDISVPKIILDMPQEPSFIKNSITVKGSVSDGAGIKSAEYSIGDDGVWLPLGTSFNEVINVSSKEDGLILLKVRAQDKAGRESAVNRVFYKDSSAPEVTMIEPVSGDKVNGSVYAVFKVSDEFPGVKAEYKSGGKDSQWKEFEYNSLPHLIIGSAAEPINKNMQFRFTDTAGNVKVFDNFDFSIDNSIDIPRIELHLPLDNEVIFKDFEISGIVYDDDAPAKIYYKIDNGAYKQADIKNSFAVPVQLQELTDNEHTITVYGEDIYGVKSAPVSRKIRVSLEVPSASVSSPAISETVKGTITVSGTASDKNGIKQVEISFNNGNTFTLAEGKENWNYTLNTHIIDDGTHVVFVKATDNYGQTALFSSLINIDNTPPILKFEYPLSGAKLDSTLFVSGHTRDNISLEGVTLKIKSLSGTQVPSKLAEIKLETNLLVSKEIDISALAEGRYNLEISGVDKAENITETALNFDVYRKKDKNRIELLYPLNGETVRGEFNVYGRVISDEKIAQAVLYLDGNQIESTDISKTSYVSFKLTPEILLEGSHKIEIRAMTSNGKIIVSNAHGINYEKIGPWITIDNFSMGDFAIERPYLKGRAGYTVSEEELENINSKQATAEEKRTFKAKRVKKVEVSFNNGKSFTSAKIGKEWKYRIETEDMTEGNHFLLVRATMENNEIAVCRTIIKIDKTVPSILLISPGEGGKYNGSIEFTGITSDNAEISGVEASLRKGDKANYGVPKFIQGLHFELGFWGASLWNMGVGLSFFDNNVKLQFHYGQFLQSQFNAIYGKAKIRYGGHIISLKLLANIYTLPFGYYFGPDWKWLYMNITLGTQFSLFTDTQSKRAQVLPAMLVQLEFPRVKFHKQKFFSAFSFFTEGQLWFIPTDVNSAGTSKIKSVVPHISAGVRLDIF